Proteins from a single region of Limisphaerales bacterium:
- the rplU gene encoding 50S ribosomal protein L21 produces MYAVFETGGKQYRASAGELLKVELLGSDNGATVTFDRVLLVNNDGKVTIGAPTVENATVTGEVVESERKDKKVVIFKMKRRKHSRTKNGHRQRHSIVKITDIKV; encoded by the coding sequence ATGTATGCAGTATTTGAAACCGGCGGCAAACAGTACCGCGCCTCGGCTGGCGAACTCCTGAAAGTGGAGTTGCTCGGCAGTGACAATGGCGCCACGGTAACGTTTGACCGCGTGTTACTCGTGAACAACGACGGCAAAGTCACCATCGGCGCACCCACCGTGGAGAACGCAACCGTCACCGGCGAGGTGGTGGAATCGGAGCGCAAGGACAAGAAGGTCGTCATTTTTAAAATGAAACGCCGCAAGCACAGCCGCACCAAGAACGGCCATCGCCAGCGCCATTCGATTGTGAAGATCACCGACATCAAAGTTTAA
- the rpmA gene encoding 50S ribosomal protein L27 — protein MAHKKGQGSVKNGRDSNPKSLGLKVGNQQLVNAGTILIRQRGTKWHKGANVGIGRDHTLFALETGRVMFDKTRGKSRVNIEPVATVQN, from the coding sequence ATGGCACATAAAAAAGGACAGGGCTCCGTTAAGAACGGCCGCGACAGTAACCCCAAAAGCCTCGGGCTCAAAGTGGGCAACCAACAGCTCGTCAACGCCGGCACCATTCTCATCCGCCAACGCGGCACCAAATGGCACAAAGGCGCCAACGTGGGCATCGGCCGCGACCATACGCTGTTCGCGCTGGAAACCGGCCGCGTGATGTTCGACAAAACGCGGGGCAAAAGCCGCGTGAACATCGAGCCAGTGGCCACGGTGCAAAACTAG
- the obgE gene encoding GTPase ObgE, whose amino-acid sequence MFIDQVKIYARAGHGGRGCVSFRRESFEPMGGPDGGDGGRGGTVILEASHDLNNLIAQFYVPRLIAKNGNPGEGAKKTGKSGKDIIIKVPCGTVVWKLADPTPAEAETDGDRVENSAGEQAMEIDLEADDAPPAPELAIGEEAELVVDLTEHGEQFILCTGGRGGQGNHHFATPRNQAPRHAQPGEPGGEGNYHFELRLMADIGLVGYPNAGKSTLLNAISHAKPKIAAYPFTTLHPQIGVVEMDGWERYTVCDIPGIIEGAHNNVGLGHAFLRHIRRCQTLCVILDMAGTDDRNPCDDYEKILRELELYDEAMLAVPHLVAANKMDEDASTDYLAEFRQRFPKIEVLEIMAAIDEGVPELKERFREAARA is encoded by the coding sequence ATGTTCATTGACCAAGTCAAAATTTACGCCCGCGCCGGGCACGGTGGGCGCGGTTGCGTCTCGTTTCGGCGCGAATCCTTCGAGCCCATGGGCGGGCCCGATGGCGGCGATGGCGGGCGCGGCGGCACTGTGATCCTCGAGGCCAGTCACGATCTCAATAATTTGATCGCGCAATTTTATGTGCCGCGCCTTATCGCCAAAAATGGCAACCCCGGCGAAGGCGCAAAGAAGACCGGCAAATCCGGCAAAGATATTATCATCAAAGTCCCCTGCGGCACGGTGGTTTGGAAACTGGCCGACCCCACACCCGCCGAAGCGGAAACGGACGGCGACCGCGTGGAAAATTCCGCAGGCGAACAGGCGATGGAAATTGACCTCGAAGCTGATGATGCCCCGCCCGCGCCGGAGCTGGCCATCGGCGAGGAAGCCGAACTCGTCGTGGACCTCACCGAGCACGGTGAGCAATTCATCCTCTGCACCGGCGGACGCGGCGGGCAGGGCAATCATCACTTCGCCACGCCGCGCAACCAAGCACCGCGCCACGCCCAACCCGGCGAACCCGGCGGCGAAGGCAATTATCATTTCGAGCTGCGATTGATGGCCGACATCGGCCTTGTCGGTTATCCGAACGCCGGCAAGAGCACGTTGCTCAACGCCATCTCCCACGCCAAGCCGAAGATCGCCGCGTATCCATTCACCACACTGCACCCGCAAATCGGCGTGGTGGAAATGGACGGCTGGGAACGCTACACGGTTTGCGACATCCCCGGCATCATCGAGGGCGCCCACAACAACGTCGGCCTCGGGCACGCTTTTCTGCGGCACATTCGCCGTTGCCAAACGCTGTGCGTCATCCTCGATATGGCCGGCACGGACGACCGCAATCCGTGCGATGACTACGAAAAAATTCTGCGCGAGCTGGAGCTGTACGACGAAGCGATGCTCGCCGTGCCCCATCTCGTGGCGGCCAACAAAATGGACGAAGATGCGTCCACCGATTACCTCGCCGAATTTCGCCAACGCTTCCCCAAAATCGAAGTCCTCGAAATCATGGCCGCCATCGACGAAGGCGTGCCCGAGCTAAAGGAACGCTTTCGCGAAGCGGCCCGTGCGTAA
- a CDS encoding NAD-dependent deacetylase produces the protein MPETLADWLRGAERILVFTGAGISTPSGIPAFRGKGGIWTTRQPVYYQDFMEHAESRIEYWEYKLDMWEEHADAKPNVIHESIVRLEQAGKVELVVTQNIDGLHRAAGTSDDQLVEIHGTGTLAECQTCGARDPVEASFAQFKQSHQPPVCECGGYLKPATISFGQPLREDDLTRAFAAAAASDLVIALGSTLSVSPANAIPLAAAQTGAPYVIINRDETDHDTLPQVSLRLTGNVEAIFPPAVDDALTD, from the coding sequence ATGCCCGAAACCCTCGCAGATTGGTTGCGCGGAGCTGAACGGATTCTGGTCTTCACTGGCGCGGGCATTTCCACGCCCAGCGGCATTCCCGCATTTCGCGGCAAGGGCGGCATTTGGACCACGCGCCAGCCGGTGTATTATCAGGATTTCATGGAACACGCGGAATCTCGCATCGAATATTGGGAATACAAACTCGATATGTGGGAGGAACACGCCGACGCGAAGCCCAATGTCATTCACGAAAGTATCGTCCGTCTCGAGCAGGCGGGCAAAGTTGAGTTGGTCGTCACCCAAAACATCGACGGCCTCCACCGCGCCGCCGGCACGAGCGACGATCAACTCGTGGAAATCCACGGCACCGGCACGCTCGCCGAATGCCAAACCTGCGGCGCGCGCGATCCCGTCGAGGCCAGCTTCGCGCAATTCAAGCAATCCCACCAACCGCCCGTCTGTGAATGCGGCGGCTACCTCAAGCCCGCCACCATCAGCTTCGGCCAACCCCTCCGCGAGGACGACCTAACCCGCGCCTTCGCGGCAGCCGCAGCCAGCGACCTCGTCATCGCCCTCGGCTCCACCCTCTCCGTCAGCCCCGCCAACGCCATCCCCCTCGCCGCCGCCCAAACCGGCGCGCCGTACGTCATTATCAACCGCGACGAAACCGACCACGACACCCTCCCGCAAGTTTCACTTCGCCTCACCGGCAACGTCGAAGCCATATTCCCGCCAGCGGTTGATGATGCCCTGACGGATTAA
- a CDS encoding sugar phosphate isomerase/epimerase produces MQFCLNTSTIKPQPILKKIELAGTAGYDGIELWLNDIYDHIGRGGEVSDVENALADHGLIVPSVIAIRQWGDQDGWEFELVKDEARRRFALAARLGAPYIVATPPLELARQDHLPARYRDLLQIGREEGIRPTFEYISFFKSVYNLADAWRIVQETDDEDATLILDAFHTWNSSSDLELLRDIPAEKISHYHIDDAHPDKAAGTQTDPDRVMLGEGQIDLATEISGLKEIGYDKTMSLELFNAEAWEKDPLEVITIGLERMQALWAAT; encoded by the coding sequence ATGCAATTTTGTTTAAACACCAGCACCATCAAGCCGCAGCCGATTCTTAAAAAAATCGAATTGGCGGGCACTGCCGGTTACGACGGCATCGAGCTTTGGCTCAATGACATTTACGACCACATCGGCCGCGGCGGTGAGGTTAGCGATGTGGAAAACGCGTTGGCCGATCACGGCCTCATCGTGCCCAGCGTCATCGCCATCCGCCAATGGGGCGATCAAGACGGCTGGGAATTCGAGCTGGTGAAAGATGAAGCGCGACGGCGCTTTGCACTGGCCGCACGATTGGGCGCGCCGTACATCGTCGCCACGCCGCCGCTTGAACTGGCACGACAGGATCACCTGCCCGCACGCTACCGCGACCTATTGCAAATCGGCCGCGAGGAGGGCATCCGGCCCACGTTCGAATACATCAGTTTTTTCAAAAGCGTTTACAATCTTGCCGATGCCTGGCGCATCGTGCAGGAAACCGATGACGAGGATGCCACACTCATTCTTGATGCCTTTCACACGTGGAACAGCAGCTCGGATTTGGAGTTGCTGCGCGATATCCCCGCGGAAAAAATCAGCCATTATCACATCGACGACGCGCATCCCGACAAAGCCGCGGGCACTCAAACCGATCCGGACCGGGTCATGCTTGGCGAAGGTCAAATCGATCTCGCAACAGAAATTTCCGGGTTAAAGGAAATTGGCTACGACAAAACGATGAGTCTGGAATTGTTCAACGCAGAGGCGTGGGAGAAGGATCCGCTGGAGGTGATTACGATTGGTTTGGAACGAATGCAGGCGCTTTGGGCAGCTACTTAA
- a CDS encoding Bax inhibitor-1/YccA family protein, translating into MRSGNPVLNDTTFTRHIDLTGEDRMTLMGTVHKTGLLLTLLVAAAAVTWNMVFQGTNSEGMLMMHPQLKLFMIGGAIGSLILALVTYFKPTIAFITAPCYAILKGLFVGALSAFMEAMFPGIVVQAVGLTFGVLFALLGAYRSGLIKATENFKLGVCAATGGIMLIYLATFILGMFGVNIPFIHGSGTFGIAFSGFVVVIAALNLVLDFDFIENGAEQGAPKYMEWIGAFGLMVTLVWLYIEILHLLAKLRSR; encoded by the coding sequence ATGCGATCCGGAAATCCTGTTTTAAATGACACCACATTTACCCGCCACATCGACCTCACCGGCGAGGATCGGATGACGTTGATGGGCACGGTGCATAAAACCGGCCTGCTGCTGACGCTGTTGGTGGCGGCAGCGGCCGTGACTTGGAATATGGTGTTTCAGGGCACCAACTCGGAAGGGATGCTGATGATGCATCCGCAGCTGAAATTGTTTATGATCGGCGGCGCGATCGGCAGTTTGATTTTGGCGCTGGTCACCTACTTCAAACCCACGATCGCATTTATCACTGCGCCGTGTTACGCGATCCTCAAAGGATTGTTTGTGGGTGCGTTATCGGCATTTATGGAGGCCATGTTTCCGGGCATCGTCGTGCAAGCGGTGGGGCTGACGTTTGGCGTGCTGTTCGCCCTGCTCGGCGCGTATCGCAGCGGGCTCATTAAGGCTACGGAAAATTTCAAGCTCGGCGTGTGCGCCGCCACCGGCGGCATCATGTTGATCTACCTCGCCACATTCATCCTCGGTATGTTCGGCGTGAACATTCCATTTATCCACGGCTCGGGCACATTCGGGATTGCGTTCAGCGGGTTCGTGGTGGTCATTGCCGCATTAAATCTCGTGTTGGATTTTGATTTCATCGAAAACGGCGCGGAACAAGGTGCCCCCAAATATATGGAATGGATCGGTGCATTCGGATTGATGGTGACGCTCGTTTGGCTGTACATCGAAATCCTCCATTTGCTGGCCAAGTTGCGCAGCCGCTAA
- a CDS encoding POT family MFS transporter: protein MADSPYLTAPVKSKGMPKGIPYIIGNEAAERFSFYGMRAVLMVFMTTYLIQPGGALDVYTDQEAKSWVHLFVASAYFFPVIGALIADAFWGKYRTIITLSLVYCAGHGCLAFMGVMGDTKGWLLAGLFLIAVGSGGIKPCVSAHVGDQFGKSNGHLLSKIFGWFYFSINLGAFASGMLTPFLLEATAGEGMGAKLYPHVQWLVGTKGPGEVLFGPHYAFGLPGVLMALATWVFWMGRHKFVHIQARGKAYFSETFSRDGLKVIGRICVVFAFIIVFWSLFDQLGTTWLIQAKSLNRVIPEGIPWIGGQELLPAQISAVFNPLFILLLIPVFNYGIYPLINRVFPLTPLRKIGIGLFAMSAAFSMVAVVQMVVDGGGTPHMGWQILACALLTAAEVMVSITGLEFAYTQAPRQMKSFVLALFLLTVSLGNFLTAGVTWLNTAEDGNSRLSMTQELWFWAGLIFLVAAVFVPVAKAYQPKEYLQDEAEDSETEAPTAS, encoded by the coding sequence ATGGCCGATTCGCCTTATCTGACCGCCCCGGTGAAAAGCAAGGGCATGCCCAAAGGCATTCCGTACATCATCGGCAATGAGGCGGCGGAGCGGTTTTCGTTTTACGGGATGCGCGCTGTGCTGATGGTTTTTATGACCACCTATCTCATCCAGCCGGGGGGTGCATTGGATGTTTATACAGATCAGGAGGCGAAGAGCTGGGTGCATTTGTTTGTGGCCTCGGCTTATTTTTTCCCAGTGATCGGGGCACTGATCGCGGATGCGTTTTGGGGCAAGTACCGGACAATCATCACGCTCTCGTTGGTGTATTGCGCCGGGCACGGGTGTCTGGCGTTCATGGGGGTGATGGGCGACACGAAGGGATGGTTGCTGGCGGGACTATTCCTGATCGCGGTGGGCTCGGGGGGCATCAAGCCGTGTGTGTCGGCGCATGTGGGAGATCAGTTTGGCAAATCCAACGGGCACTTGCTGAGCAAAATCTTCGGCTGGTTTTATTTTTCAATCAACCTGGGCGCGTTTGCCAGCGGCATGCTCACGCCATTTTTGCTGGAAGCCACCGCGGGCGAAGGGATGGGCGCCAAGCTCTATCCCCACGTGCAATGGTTGGTGGGGACCAAGGGCCCAGGCGAGGTATTGTTCGGGCCTCATTATGCGTTTGGGTTACCAGGCGTTTTGATGGCGCTGGCAACCTGGGTTTTTTGGATGGGCCGCCATAAATTTGTTCACATCCAAGCCCGCGGGAAGGCATATTTTTCAGAAACATTTTCCCGTGACGGGCTCAAGGTCATCGGCCGCATCTGTGTGGTGTTTGCCTTCATCATTGTGTTTTGGTCGCTGTTCGATCAACTGGGCACCACTTGGCTGATCCAAGCCAAAAGCCTGAACCGGGTGATCCCGGAGGGCATCCCGTGGATTGGGGGCCAGGAATTGTTGCCGGCACAAATCTCGGCGGTATTCAATCCGCTGTTCATACTGTTGCTGATCCCGGTGTTTAATTACGGGATTTATCCGCTCATCAACCGGGTATTTCCCCTCACGCCCCTGCGCAAAATTGGCATCGGCCTGTTTGCCATGAGCGCGGCCTTCAGCATGGTGGCGGTGGTGCAAATGGTCGTAGACGGCGGCGGCACCCCACACATGGGCTGGCAAATCCTCGCCTGCGCCCTGCTCACCGCGGCGGAAGTCATGGTTTCCATCACCGGCTTGGAATTTGCCTACACGCAGGCCCCGCGCCAAATGAAGTCATTTGTCCTGGCGCTGTTCCTGCTCACCGTGTCGCTGGGCAATTTTCTGACCGCCGGGGTCACCTGGCTCAACACGGCTGAAGACGGTAATTCTCGGTTAAGCATGACGCAGGAATTATGGTTCTGGGCCGGCTTGATTTTTCTGGTCGCCGCCGTCTTTGTGCCCGTGGCAAAGGCATATCAGCCCAAGGAATACTTGCAGGACGAGGCTGAAGACAGCGAAACTGAGGCCCCGACCGCCAGCTAA
- a CDS encoding sodium/solute symporter (Members of the Solute:Sodium Symporter (SSS), TC 2.A.21 as described in tcdb.org, catalyze solute:Na+ symport. Known solutes for members of the family include sugars, amino acids, nucleosides, inositols, vitamins, urea or anions, depending on the system.): MDGILSTTDFVVFFGSLLAVMAVGLWAGRKSSDSAQSYFLADKDIPWWGVAGSVFGTNVSANHMVGFMAIGFTLGFVESQFEITAIAGLLMLCYFFLPMYRKLHVYTLSDYLARRFDDRSRMAYALIMLVIIVLIMILPAFYVGSRAVNILLAEPEQMKAAVQAGQSIQINQGYYVAGVIIMALVAGVYTVVGGLRAVIVTDAIQSVFILLGMLIVAWCTFNHDLIGGWATMVKFDEGRELDKVVQGKDMLHLYLPSDHPQRPWTGMLSGLMVLHMYYWGANQFVVQRALAARSLKDARAGIITAGFFKLLIPFVSIGTGIAAYYLFKQTMPGVTLDGDTAFPMLLREVVAPLAVPGLVGLVAAGLIGAILSSVDSMLNSASTLITFDFYKKFINPEATDEQLVRVGRWLIVAMVAGAALLTIAVFDPNSKEPFFTYVAKHQSRLVAGVVAAFLLGMLWRGATAAGGFASIITGVVVSYGLPSFYVAVWSDSPGVTRFFGYELNFFHSVFMAFIFALIANAAISNLARASDFQRKAGTLILAGVLSMFCIFLYSSAMTDWMGGHHFMMSGAMLCLICALCGAGFYRMFVGNEEPDEAKSRMTWTGLNLIRPADLQHFGMKLLGSMLVYAMLGVLMTGQLISPMAAGMVAGVWTFMMFMDSLFKVVLTAAAKGRAYSLLREDRFWAGLLAASAVFMMYYFK, encoded by the coding sequence ATGGACGGCATACTCTCGACAACAGATTTCGTGGTATTCTTCGGCTCGCTGCTGGCAGTGATGGCCGTGGGCCTGTGGGCCGGCCGCAAGTCGAGTGATTCTGCGCAAAGCTATTTTCTTGCCGATAAAGACATCCCGTGGTGGGGCGTGGCCGGTTCGGTGTTTGGCACTAATGTTTCGGCCAACCACATGGTGGGATTCATGGCCATCGGCTTCACGCTCGGCTTTGTGGAGAGCCAATTCGAGATCACCGCCATCGCGGGCTTATTGATGCTCTGTTATTTTTTCCTGCCGATGTACCGCAAGCTGCACGTGTACACGCTCTCCGATTATCTTGCTCGCCGCTTTGATGACCGCAGCCGCATGGCGTACGCGCTAATCATGCTGGTGATCATTGTGTTGATTATGATTTTGCCGGCTTTTTATGTGGGCTCGCGCGCGGTGAATATTTTATTGGCCGAACCGGAGCAAATGAAGGCGGCAGTGCAAGCGGGGCAAAGCATCCAAATCAATCAAGGCTATTACGTCGCCGGAGTGATCATTATGGCGTTGGTGGCGGGGGTGTACACGGTGGTGGGCGGCCTGCGGGCGGTGATTGTGACTGATGCGATTCAGTCCGTGTTCATTTTGCTGGGCATGTTGATCGTGGCGTGGTGCACGTTTAACCACGATCTCATTGGCGGTTGGGCTACGATGGTGAAATTCGACGAAGGCCGTGAGTTGGACAAAGTGGTGCAGGGTAAAGACATGCTGCATTTGTATTTGCCGAGCGATCACCCGCAACGGCCGTGGACGGGCATGCTCTCAGGATTGATGGTGCTGCATATGTATTATTGGGGCGCCAACCAATTCGTCGTGCAGCGCGCGCTGGCGGCGCGGTCGCTCAAAGACGCGCGCGCGGGCATTATCACGGCAGGTTTTTTCAAACTGCTCATCCCCTTTGTCTCCATCGGTACGGGCATCGCGGCGTATTATTTATTCAAGCAAACCATGCCGGGGGTCACGCTCGATGGGGATACGGCCTTCCCCATGCTGTTGCGTGAAGTAGTGGCGCCGCTGGCGGTGCCGGGCTTGGTGGGGCTGGTGGCCGCCGGACTGATTGGAGCAATCCTTTCCAGCGTGGATTCCATGCTCAACTCCGCCTCCACGCTGATCACGTTTGATTTTTACAAAAAATTCATCAACCCCGAAGCCACCGATGAACAATTGGTGCGTGTCGGCCGTTGGTTGATTGTGGCGATGGTGGCGGGGGCGGCGTTGCTGACGATTGCGGTCTTTGATCCCAACTCCAAAGAGCCCTTTTTCACTTATGTAGCCAAGCATCAAAGCCGGTTGGTGGCGGGCGTGGTGGCGGCATTCTTGCTGGGGATGCTGTGGCGCGGCGCGACGGCCGCGGGCGGTTTTGCCTCGATCATCACGGGCGTGGTGGTGTCGTATGGGTTGCCTTCCTTTTACGTGGCGGTTTGGTCGGATAGCCCCGGCGTCACCCGATTTTTCGGCTACGAATTGAATTTTTTCCATAGCGTGTTCATGGCCTTTATCTTCGCCTTGATCGCCAATGCGGCGATCAGCAACCTGGCACGCGCGAGTGATTTCCAGCGAAAAGCCGGCACGCTCATCTTGGCGGGCGTATTGTCCATGTTTTGCATTTTTCTGTATTCCTCGGCGATGACCGATTGGATGGGCGGGCATCATTTCATGATGTCGGGCGCGATGCTCTGTCTCATTTGTGCGCTATGCGGGGCAGGATTTTACCGGATGTTTGTCGGCAACGAAGAACCGGATGAGGCTAAGAGCAGGATGACTTGGACGGGGCTCAACCTAATTCGGCCGGCTGATTTGCAACATTTTGGTATGAAGCTGCTGGGGTCGATGCTGGTGTACGCGATGCTGGGGGTGCTGATGACGGGTCAACTGATTTCGCCCATGGCCGCGGGTATGGTGGCGGGGGTATGGACGTTTATGATGTTTATGGATTCGCTCTTCAAGGTGGTGCTCACCGCTGCGGCCAAAGGACGCGCGTACAGCCTGCTGCGTGAAGACCGATTTTGGGCCGGGCTGCTGGCGGCCAGTGCGGTGTTTATGATGTACTATTTTAAGTAG
- the ychF gene encoding redox-regulated ATPase YchF encodes MLRAGIVGLPNVGKSTLFNALTRTRKAESANYPFCTIDPNLGVVTVPDKRLAPLAKIENSEEMIPAVFEFVDIAGLVAGASQGEGMGNQFLSHIREVDAVVQVIRCFEDEDIHHVAGSVDPVRDIETITTELILADLDSLRRQLHKLEKDAKRGDADAAAKLAVVQKLEPHLDAGKPAITLELESEEQITARGLFLLSAKPTILAANVKDSDLAEADANPFVQQVRDYGREHHGCDTAIISAQIESELADLDEAEAADFLADLGVAESGVGQLIRAAYHLLGLRTYFTCGPKETRAWTIRVGDTAPQAAGVIHTDFERGFIKAETVGYDDLISHGSILAAKEKGLYRQEGKEYIVQDGDVILFKFNV; translated from the coding sequence ATGTTACGAGCTGGTATCGTCGGACTGCCCAATGTGGGCAAGTCTACCCTGTTTAACGCACTGACCCGCACCCGCAAGGCGGAGTCGGCCAACTATCCCTTTTGCACGATTGATCCCAACCTGGGCGTCGTCACCGTGCCCGACAAACGCCTTGCGCCGTTGGCCAAAATTGAAAACTCCGAGGAGATGATTCCCGCCGTGTTTGAGTTTGTGGACATCGCCGGATTGGTGGCCGGCGCGTCGCAGGGCGAGGGGATGGGCAACCAATTCCTCAGCCACATCCGCGAGGTGGATGCCGTGGTGCAAGTGATTCGGTGTTTTGAGGATGAGGATATCCATCATGTTGCCGGCAGCGTGGATCCTGTTCGCGATATTGAAACGATCACCACCGAGCTCATCCTGGCTGACCTCGATAGCCTGCGCCGCCAACTACACAAGCTCGAGAAAGACGCCAAACGTGGCGATGCGGACGCCGCAGCCAAACTGGCTGTGGTGCAAAAACTTGAGCCCCATCTGGACGCCGGCAAACCCGCCATCACGCTTGAATTGGAGTCCGAGGAGCAAATCACCGCGCGCGGATTATTCCTGCTCAGCGCCAAGCCTACTATCCTCGCCGCCAATGTGAAAGATAGCGACCTCGCCGAGGCAGATGCGAATCCCTTCGTGCAACAAGTCCGCGACTACGGCCGCGAACATCACGGATGCGATACGGCAATCATCAGTGCCCAAATCGAAAGCGAATTGGCCGACCTCGATGAAGCCGAAGCCGCCGATTTTCTGGCCGACCTTGGCGTGGCCGAAAGTGGCGTGGGCCAACTCATCCGCGCCGCCTATCATTTACTCGGCCTTCGCACCTACTTCACCTGCGGCCCCAAAGAAACGCGCGCGTGGACCATCCGCGTTGGCGACACTGCGCCCCAAGCGGCCGGCGTCATCCACACTGATTTCGAGCGCGGCTTCATCAAGGCCGAAACCGTGGGGTACGACGATCTCATTTCCCACGGCTCCATTTTGGCTGCCAAAGAAAAAGGATTATATCGGCAGGAAGGCAAAGAATACATCGTGCAGGATGGCGATGTGATTTTGTTTAAGTTCAACGTGTGA